The following coding sequences lie in one Synechococcus sp. PCC 7336 genomic window:
- a CDS encoding TrkA family potassium uptake protein — protein MATAFSSWFNRNQNKQVAVIGLGRFGTSVARTFYQVGYEVLAVDADEDRVNCASSNNIATQIVQLDATDPIALKQAGIEAFGLVVIAIGNYFAESVLATLNVKGLGCHRIIAKAVSTIHGEVLSKVGADQVVYPEAEMGRTLALRLTATGLLESLELDTEHSIVEMVAPHSLADKPLQELNLRARYGVSVLAIQHDSQFNVNPLPSDTIQDGDVVVLIGANRDLDKLAQMAAPNEAIA, from the coding sequence ATGGCAACTGCCTTCTCTAGCTGGTTTAACCGCAACCAAAACAAACAAGTCGCCGTAATTGGCTTGGGCCGCTTCGGCACCTCTGTGGCCCGTACCTTTTATCAAGTGGGATACGAGGTGTTGGCGGTTGATGCAGACGAAGATCGAGTCAACTGTGCCAGCAGCAATAACATCGCCACCCAGATCGTTCAGCTGGATGCCACCGATCCCATTGCCCTCAAACAGGCGGGAATCGAAGCTTTCGGTCTGGTGGTGATTGCCATTGGCAACTACTTTGCCGAAAGCGTTCTGGCCACCCTCAATGTCAAGGGGTTGGGCTGCCACCGCATTATTGCTAAAGCGGTCTCCACCATCCACGGCGAGGTCTTGTCAAAAGTCGGAGCCGATCAGGTGGTATACCCCGAAGCAGAAATGGGACGGACTCTGGCCTTGCGGCTGACCGCCACAGGTTTACTGGAATCTCTAGAACTGGATACCGAACACAGCATTGTGGAAATGGTGGCTCCCCACTCACTCGCCGACAAGCCCCTCCAGGAACTCAATTTGCGGGCACGCTATGGTGTCAGCGTATTGGCAATTCAGCACGACAGTCAGTTCAATGTCAATCCTTTACCCAGCGATACAATCCAGGATGGGGATGTGGTGGTGCTGATTGGAGCCAACCGCGATTTGGATAAGTTAGCCCAGATGGCCGCCCCCAATGAGGCGATCGCCTAG
- the alaS gene encoding alanine--tRNA ligase, with translation MLRSLSGNEIRQTFLNFFAERGHKVMPSASLVPEDPTVLLTIAGMLPFKPIFLGQKAAEVPRATSSQKCIRTNDIENVGRTARHHTFFEMLGNFSFGDYFKPEAIAWAWELVTKEYSLPPERLVVSVFRDDDDAYAIWRDRIGVPEQRIRRMDEADNFWASGPTGPCGPCSEIYYDFKPELGDGDIDLEDDSRFLEIYNLVFMELNRDAEGTLTPLEKQNIDTGMGLERMAQVLQGVPNNYETDLVFPIVQAAAEIAGIDYDSSEENVKVSLKVIGDHVRSAIHMIADGITADRGGRGYVLRRLIRRVVRHGRRIGIDREFVPAVAETAIALFEDAYPHVRTKADAIKAELQREEEQFRNTLERGEKLLAEILVSPRTQKHKKIEGRDAFILYDTYGFPLELTQETAAEHGLAVDTLGFEAEMIEQQKRSKEALQTIDLTVQGSLEKLARELEPTEFLGYTAPSSEATVAAILSNGETVSSASAGAEVQVILDQTPFYAESGGQIGDRGYLLGGDRVVRVEDVQKQEDVFIHFGRVERGSLKTGDRLTATIDRTCRRGAQIHHTATHLLQAALKSIVDDSISQAGSLVAFDRLRFDFNSPKALTPEQVQQVEALMNAWIGEAHNTQIAEMPIAEAKAKGAVAMFGEKYGEVVRVIDVPGVSMELCGGTHVANTAEIGVVKIVSEAGVSAGVRRIEAVAGPAVLPYVNERDAVVKELTAKFKAKPQEIPARVNALQEELKAAQKAVAQLKSELAIASATSLLGEAQTIGNFQAIVAELPGAEAEALKSAASTLLQKLGEGAVVLGSAPAAGKVAWVAAFSPGANQAGLQAGKFIGAIAKLTGGGGGGRPNFAQAGGRDASKLPEALEAARTQLFEALSG, from the coding sequence ATGTTGCGATCGCTGAGCGGTAACGAAATTCGTCAGACATTTCTCAACTTTTTCGCCGAGCGCGGCCACAAGGTGATGCCGAGTGCCTCGCTGGTACCGGAAGACCCCACCGTGCTGCTGACCATCGCCGGAATGCTGCCCTTCAAGCCGATCTTCTTGGGCCAAAAAGCGGCGGAAGTGCCTCGGGCGACCAGCTCGCAGAAATGCATTCGCACCAACGACATCGAGAATGTGGGGCGGACCGCTCGCCATCACACCTTCTTCGAGATGCTGGGCAACTTCAGCTTTGGCGATTATTTCAAGCCAGAGGCGATCGCTTGGGCTTGGGAACTGGTCACAAAAGAATATAGCCTGCCCCCCGAACGCCTAGTGGTGAGCGTCTTCCGCGACGATGACGATGCCTACGCCATTTGGCGAGACCGGATCGGCGTTCCCGAACAGCGCATTCGCCGTATGGATGAAGCCGATAATTTTTGGGCTTCCGGCCCCACCGGTCCCTGTGGCCCCTGCTCCGAGATCTATTACGATTTCAAGCCAGAGTTGGGGGATGGCGACATCGATCTAGAAGACGACTCCCGCTTTTTAGAAATCTACAATCTCGTTTTCATGGAATTGAATCGAGATGCCGAAGGAACGCTGACACCCCTCGAGAAGCAAAATATCGACACCGGCATGGGGCTGGAGCGGATGGCGCAGGTGCTGCAAGGGGTGCCGAACAACTACGAAACGGATCTAGTCTTCCCAATTGTGCAGGCAGCAGCAGAGATTGCTGGCATCGATTACGACAGCAGCGAGGAGAATGTCAAAGTCTCCCTCAAAGTGATTGGCGATCACGTCCGCTCGGCCATTCATATGATTGCGGACGGGATTACGGCCGATCGCGGCGGTCGCGGCTACGTTCTGCGTCGCTTGATTCGCCGCGTGGTCCGCCACGGACGGCGGATTGGCATCGATCGCGAGTTCGTCCCCGCAGTGGCAGAAACGGCGATCGCCCTATTCGAAGATGCTTACCCCCACGTCCGCACCAAAGCCGATGCCATCAAAGCCGAGCTGCAGCGAGAAGAGGAGCAGTTCCGCAACACCCTCGAACGGGGCGAAAAGCTGCTGGCCGAGATCCTGGTTAGTCCCCGCACTCAAAAGCACAAAAAAATTGAGGGCCGAGATGCCTTTATCCTCTACGACACCTACGGCTTCCCGTTGGAACTGACGCAGGAAACGGCAGCAGAGCACGGATTGGCGGTCGATACGCTGGGCTTTGAGGCCGAAATGATCGAACAGCAGAAGCGATCGAAAGAGGCGCTGCAAACCATTGACTTGACGGTGCAAGGATCGCTGGAGAAATTGGCCCGAGAGCTAGAACCCACAGAGTTTTTAGGCTATACGGCCCCCTCTTCTGAAGCCACCGTCGCGGCCATTCTATCCAATGGCGAAACTGTCTCTTCTGCGAGCGCCGGAGCTGAAGTGCAAGTGATACTGGACCAAACCCCCTTCTACGCAGAATCGGGCGGTCAGATCGGCGATCGCGGCTATCTACTCGGGGGCGATCGCGTGGTGCGGGTTGAGGATGTTCAAAAGCAGGAGGATGTCTTTATCCATTTCGGACGGGTGGAGCGCGGCAGCTTGAAAACCGGCGATCGCCTCACAGCGACGATCGATCGCACCTGTCGTCGCGGCGCTCAGATTCACCACACCGCCACCCACCTGCTGCAAGCCGCCCTCAAGTCGATCGTGGACGACAGCATTTCCCAAGCCGGTTCGCTGGTGGCCTTCGATCGCCTGCGGTTTGACTTCAATAGTCCCAAGGCTCTCACCCCCGAGCAGGTGCAGCAAGTCGAGGCTCTGATGAATGCCTGGATTGGCGAAGCCCACAACACCCAAATAGCCGAAATGCCGATTGCGGAAGCTAAAGCAAAGGGTGCGGTGGCGATGTTCGGCGAAAAATATGGCGAAGTGGTGCGCGTCATCGACGTGCCCGGTGTCTCGATGGAATTGTGTGGCGGCACCCACGTTGCCAACACTGCCGAGATTGGTGTCGTCAAAATTGTCTCCGAAGCGGGGGTCTCCGCTGGCGTGCGCCGGATTGAAGCGGTGGCCGGTCCGGCAGTATTGCCCTACGTCAACGAACGCGATGCTGTCGTGAAGGAACTCACCGCCAAATTCAAGGCCAAGCCGCAGGAAATTCCCGCTCGCGTCAACGCCCTGCAAGAGGAGTTAAAAGCCGCTCAAAAAGCAGTGGCCCAACTGAAAAGCGAGTTGGCGATCGCCAGTGCCACATCCCTACTGGGCGAAGCCCAAACCATCGGCAACTTTCAGGCGATCGTGGCGGAATTGCCCGGAGCCGAAGCCGAAGCCCTCAAATCTGCTGCCAGCACCCTGCTGCAAAAACTCGGAGAAGGGGCGGTGGTGCTCGGATCGGCCCCCGCCGCTGGAAAAGTGGCTTGGGTGGCAGCCTTTAGTCCGGGTGCGAACCAAGCGGGATTGCAAGCAGGTAAATTTATTGGGGCGATCGCCAAGCTGACAGGGGGTGGCGGTGGCGGACGACCCAACTTCGCCCAAGCGGGCGGGCGCGATGCCAGCAAACTTCCCGAGGCGTTAGAAGCCGCCCGCACCCAACTGTTCGAGGCACTCTCGGGATAA
- the folB gene encoding dihydroneopterin aldolase: protein MSKEADKIVVSGIRCYGYTGYLPEEQALGQWFEVDLVLWKDLSAAGRSDELEDTIDYGETIRAVKQSVQQSKFKLIEALAEAIAILALQTSKAGRVRVSLTKLNPPIPDFSGRVSVAITRP, encoded by the coding sequence ATGTCAAAAGAAGCAGACAAAATTGTCGTCTCGGGAATCCGCTGCTATGGCTATACGGGCTATCTGCCAGAAGAACAAGCATTGGGACAGTGGTTCGAAGTGGATTTGGTGCTGTGGAAAGATTTAAGTGCCGCAGGCCGCAGTGACGAGCTAGAAGACACGATTGATTATGGAGAGACCATCCGAGCAGTCAAGCAATCGGTGCAACAGAGCAAGTTTAAGTTGATTGAGGCACTGGCGGAGGCGATCGCTATTCTCGCCCTCCAAACCTCCAAAGCCGGGCGGGTGCGCGTCAGCCTGACTAAACTCAACCCCCCCATCCCCGATTTCAGCGGTCGAGTCAGCGTCGCCATCACTCGTCCCTAG
- a CDS encoding type II toxin-antitoxin system VapC family toxin: protein MKILLDTDICIYAINRKNPKPLQRLRSYAISEVGISAITYAELRFGIENSSRVTANLDRLERFLLPLEIVPFDAEAGRCYGRVRTQLKRKGLPIGGNDLLIAGHALSLGATLATNNVREFARVEGLRVEQWT, encoded by the coding sequence ATGAAGATCCTGCTCGATACAGATATCTGCATCTACGCAATTAACCGCAAAAATCCGAAACCGCTGCAGCGACTGCGCTCCTATGCAATCAGTGAGGTTGGAATTTCGGCTATTACCTATGCCGAGTTGCGCTTTGGGATAGAAAATAGTTCCCGAGTGACAGCAAATTTGGATCGACTAGAGCGGTTTCTACTGCCTCTGGAGATCGTGCCTTTTGATGCGGAGGCCGGACGCTGTTATGGGCGCGTGCGAACTCAACTGAAACGGAAAGGCTTGCCCATTGGAGGGAACGACTTATTGATTGCGGGTCACGCCCTCAGCCTTGGAGCGACCCTGGCAACCAACAACGTGCGTGAATTTGCTCGCGTGGAAGGTCTTCGGGTCGAGCAGTGGACATAA
- a CDS encoding antitoxin: METVKLFTIGNSQAVRLPENYRFSGDEVAIKRLGNAVVLLPKEDPWQVMFDALEEFPDDLNLERDRRPPQEREQIV; encoded by the coding sequence ATGGAAACTGTAAAACTCTTCACGATCGGTAATAGTCAAGCCGTACGCTTGCCCGAGAACTACCGCTTCTCTGGTGATGAGGTGGCAATCAAACGACTGGGGAACGCTGTTGTCCTCTTGCCGAAGGAGGATCCCTGGCAAGTTATGTTTGACGCCCTTGAGGAATTTCCCGATGACTTGAATCTCGAACGCGATCGACGACCTCCTCAAGAGCGCGAGCAAATTGTATGA
- a CDS encoding prohibitin family protein: MNENRSYIFWGASVALLAAIAFVANPIEIVQDGEACAVRRLGKIGDDVMTAGVHVRTPFLERFECENIKVTGLTLARESAATSDSQTVLVTVNLGYQLDANAVPGIIRTQRNRTNLEAVIISRELVSSVKNQTAQFPIDRLLGQRANIEQTIRTQMSEELSEYGVLINTLTLSDIDFSDEYDNAIEAKQVAQQRAQEAAFRAQEAEQEANATVNRARGEAEAIRLRAEALAEAGNSVVLQEAVKGWVENGSPVPGVLNLGEGSMEMLLQTNVPTQALSPQRR; encoded by the coding sequence GTGAATGAAAACCGCAGTTACATCTTCTGGGGGGCCTCTGTTGCCCTGCTGGCGGCGATCGCCTTTGTGGCGAACCCCATTGAGATCGTGCAGGATGGCGAAGCTTGTGCAGTGCGGCGATTGGGCAAGATTGGGGACGATGTCATGACGGCTGGAGTGCATGTGCGGACTCCTTTTCTGGAGCGATTCGAGTGCGAAAACATTAAAGTGACCGGCCTCACGTTGGCGAGAGAGAGTGCTGCCACCTCCGATTCCCAGACAGTGCTGGTGACGGTCAATTTGGGCTATCAGTTGGATGCCAATGCCGTTCCGGGGATTATCCGTACCCAGCGAAATCGGACCAATTTGGAAGCTGTAATTATTAGTCGAGAACTGGTCAGTTCGGTCAAAAACCAAACCGCCCAATTTCCGATCGATCGCCTTTTGGGTCAGCGGGCCAATATTGAGCAGACGATTCGTACGCAAATGAGTGAGGAGTTGTCGGAGTACGGTGTGTTGATTAACACGTTAACTCTAAGCGATATCGATTTTTCGGATGAATATGACAATGCGATCGAGGCGAAGCAGGTGGCTCAGCAGCGGGCGCAGGAGGCGGCTTTTCGGGCACAGGAGGCGGAGCAGGAGGCGAATGCCACGGTGAATCGGGCCAGGGGGGAGGCGGAAGCGATTCGCTTGCGGGCGGAGGCGCTAGCGGAAGCGGGAAATTCAGTGGTGTTGCAGGAGGCGGTGAAGGGTTGGGTGGAGAATGGGTCGCCCGTGCCGGGGGTGTTGAATTTGGGTGAAGGCAGTATGGAGATGTTGTTACAAACGAATGTGCCGACGCAAGCTCTGTCACCTCAGCGGCGATGA
- a CDS encoding DEAD/DEAH box helicase has protein sequence MAYQLRDYQQHLLDRVFERWAANQRRLLVQLPTGGGKTILFGAIARELLPRGQTVLILAHRSELLTQAADKVGRFTGKEVGIIQGDRPANVTAPIQVASVQTLARRPGYLSNVGLVVVDEAHHTHAASYRKILQEYDSAYHLGVTATPIRTDGAGFEGMFEALICGPTVSELMASGYLSPLKLYADPQPMQTRGVRTTGGDFNSADLLKLNGSKHLSGNLVSMWRRYASGKRTVVFAINVSHSQAIAARFAQAGIAAEHLDGNIPASERQAILARFSSGETSVLVNCNLVSEGFDLPQIEAVQIARPTQSLALWLQQVGRALRIHPGKTEAIAIDHTRNWLLHGLPTQPRIWSLEGVRSDGIEMTYCPECSFVFEGDRHRLNSAFLQCPSCQALISDELPVPQISVAIERKPFELPEESHYDLEEVSPAVLKLASELLHLQELIEQQKARGRSRDWVAYHLGQLNPDVETWQACARELGYSEDWAQAQYRERQALNAALDYEPANVA, from the coding sequence GTGGCGTATCAACTGCGCGACTACCAGCAGCACTTGCTCGATCGAGTCTTCGAACGATGGGCAGCGAATCAACGGCGGCTACTGGTGCAATTGCCCACTGGAGGCGGCAAGACAATTTTGTTTGGGGCGATCGCCAGAGAACTGCTGCCCCGAGGTCAAACGGTTTTAATTCTGGCCCACCGCTCGGAATTGCTAACCCAGGCTGCCGATAAAGTAGGCCGGTTTACCGGTAAAGAAGTGGGGATTATCCAGGGCGATCGCCCTGCTAATGTGACCGCTCCCATTCAGGTGGCCAGCGTGCAAACTTTAGCCAGACGTCCGGGATATCTCAGCAATGTGGGTCTGGTGGTGGTGGACGAGGCCCATCACACCCATGCCGCAAGCTACCGCAAAATTTTGCAAGAATATGACAGCGCTTACCACCTCGGCGTCACTGCCACCCCCATTCGGACCGATGGGGCGGGGTTTGAGGGGATGTTTGAAGCCCTAATCTGCGGTCCGACTGTCTCGGAACTGATGGCGTCGGGCTATCTCAGCCCCCTCAAGCTGTATGCCGATCCGCAACCGATGCAAACGCGGGGAGTACGCACCACTGGCGGCGACTTCAACTCTGCCGACTTGCTCAAACTGAACGGTTCCAAGCATTTGTCGGGCAATCTCGTGTCGATGTGGCGGCGATATGCTTCCGGTAAGCGTACGGTCGTTTTTGCCATTAACGTGTCTCACTCGCAGGCGATCGCCGCTCGCTTCGCCCAAGCCGGTATTGCTGCCGAACATCTCGACGGCAACATCCCCGCCAGCGAACGTCAGGCCATCCTCGCTCGCTTTTCCAGCGGCGAAACCTCAGTCTTGGTCAACTGCAATCTCGTTTCAGAGGGGTTTGATTTACCGCAAATCGAAGCGGTGCAAATTGCCCGTCCCACCCAATCTTTGGCCCTCTGGCTGCAGCAGGTGGGGCGAGCCTTGCGGATTCATCCCGGCAAAACCGAGGCGATCGCGATCGACCACACTCGCAATTGGTTGCTGCACGGCTTGCCCACTCAACCCCGCATCTGGTCTCTGGAAGGCGTCCGCAGCGATGGCATCGAGATGACTTACTGCCCCGAATGCAGTTTTGTTTTTGAGGGCGATCGCCATCGTCTCAATTCGGCTTTCCTGCAATGCCCCAGTTGCCAAGCGCTTATCTCCGACGAACTTCCTGTTCCTCAGATTTCTGTGGCGATCGAGCGCAAACCGTTTGAGCTGCCGGAAGAGTCCCACTACGACTTAGAAGAAGTCAGTCCGGCTGTGTTGAAATTGGCCAGCGAGTTGCTGCACCTGCAGGAGTTAATCGAGCAGCAAAAGGCTCGCGGACGCAGTCGCGATTGGGTCGCTTACCATCTGGGGCAACTCAATCCCGATGTGGAAACTTGGCAAGCTTGCGCGCGGGAGTTGGGCTATTCGGAGGACTGGGCACAGGCCCAGTATCGCGAGCGGCAAGCGCTCAATGCTGCGTTAGATTACGAGCCCGCGAATGTGGCCTAG
- a CDS encoding AbrB family transcriptional regulator — MASKTKKQPLIGQALQDKVKEMQGADKKDIAKACGYISKTKNGQERINLMAFYGALLEAEGVEFEAAPDKGGRGREASYKASVHKNGNLLIGAVYTKEMGLEPGDEFTLKLGKRSIALTRVD; from the coding sequence ATGGCTTCTAAGACAAAAAAACAACCTCTCATCGGTCAGGCTCTTCAAGACAAAGTCAAAGAAATGCAAGGAGCGGATAAAAAGGACATTGCTAAGGCTTGTGGTTACATCAGCAAAACGAAAAACGGTCAAGAGCGCATCAATTTGATGGCTTTTTACGGCGCTCTGTTGGAGGCTGAAGGCGTAGAGTTCGAGGCTGCACCCGATAAAGGCGGTCGAGGTCGCGAGGCTAGCTATAAGGCTTCGGTCCACAAGAATGGTAATTTATTGATTGGAGCAGTTTACACCAAAGAAATGGGTTTGGAACCTGGAGATGAATTCACGCTCAAACTGGGTAAGCGGAGCATTGCTTTGACGCGAGTGGATTAA
- the hemC gene encoding hydroxymethylbilane synthase — translation MARTFKIGSRKSELALVQSRWVQSELQKLHPDCSFELVTMETQGDIILDVALAKIGDKGLFTKELEVGMLQHQTDFAVHSLKDLPTHLPEGLMLGGITARENPADALVLHAKHAGASIDALPEGSVVGTSSLRRLAQLRHHYPQLSFKDIRGNLNTRLRKLDEGQYDAIILAVAGLERLGMGDRISQKLPAEVSLHAVGQGALGIECRAGDEEVLAVLQSLVDADSTRRCLAERAFLRQLEGGCQVPIGVNSEVIADAAGDRLQLTGMVASLDGQQLIRDRAIGSAEDPEAVGIQLAHLLREQGATEILQAIFATLDREAVH, via the coding sequence ATGGCCCGCACATTTAAAATTGGCTCCCGCAAAAGTGAACTGGCCCTAGTGCAATCTCGCTGGGTGCAGTCGGAATTGCAAAAACTCCATCCCGACTGCAGCTTCGAGTTGGTCACAATGGAAACTCAGGGGGACATCATTCTGGATGTGGCACTGGCCAAGATTGGCGATAAGGGGCTGTTCACCAAAGAACTAGAGGTGGGCATGTTGCAACATCAGACAGACTTTGCCGTCCACAGCCTCAAAGATTTGCCCACTCATTTGCCAGAAGGGTTGATGTTGGGGGGAATTACCGCCCGCGAAAACCCGGCGGACGCTTTGGTGTTACATGCCAAGCATGCAGGAGCCAGCATCGATGCCCTGCCAGAAGGCTCTGTCGTCGGCACCTCGTCTTTGCGCCGTCTGGCCCAACTGCGCCACCACTATCCCCAACTCAGCTTTAAAGACATTCGCGGCAACCTCAACACCCGCCTGCGCAAGCTCGACGAGGGGCAGTACGACGCTATTATTCTGGCGGTGGCAGGGTTGGAACGCTTGGGGATGGGCGATCGCATTTCCCAGAAGTTGCCGGCAGAAGTTTCCCTGCATGCGGTGGGACAGGGGGCGCTGGGGATTGAGTGCCGTGCTGGCGACGAAGAGGTATTGGCAGTTTTGCAATCCTTGGTGGATGCGGACTCCACCCGTCGCTGTTTGGCCGAGCGGGCGTTTTTGCGCCAGTTAGAGGGGGGCTGTCAGGTACCGATTGGAGTGAATAGTGAAGTCATTGCCGATGCCGCAGGCGATCGCCTCCAGTTGACGGGCATGGTGGCCAGCTTGGACGGCCAGCAACTGATTCGCGATCGTGCGATCGGGTCGGCAGAAGATCCCGAAGCCGTGGGCATTCAACTGGCTCACCTGCTGCGGGAGCAGGGGGCGACTGAGATTTTACAGGCTATTTTTGCCACCCTCGATCGCGAGGCAGTCCACTAA
- a CDS encoding methyltransferase domain-containing protein, whose translation MTQSISRPASSPTNLDYSIEQAVIERYEAGAQAPQPSLCCPTDYEGNYLAILPQEIIEKDYGCGDPTRFVNVGETVVDLGSGAGKNCYILAQKVGAEGRVIGVDFNDEMLTLARKYVDPMALKLGYSNTQFVKGKIQDLGLSLDLVAAWLREHPVSDLEGVAAYEAECDRLRREIPLVESDSVDVVISNCVLNLVRPEDKQQLFGEIFRVLKRGGRAVISDIVCDETPTAEILNDPELWSGCIAGAFREDEFLAMFEQAGFYGVEILVQQSEPWQTIDGIEFRSVTVRAFKGKEGACLDCKQAVVYKGPWKSVQDDDGHTLYRGQRMAVCAKTFDIYTSPRGPYSPDVIGLEPYDPVPPDSAPEFNCAINAIRAPREMKGADYTVTSTAEPTSCCEPQSSCC comes from the coding sequence ATGACTCAATCGATTTCTCGCCCTGCCTCTTCTCCAACCAATCTCGACTACAGCATCGAGCAAGCCGTAATCGAACGCTACGAGGCTGGCGCGCAAGCTCCTCAACCATCGCTTTGCTGCCCGACTGACTACGAAGGCAATTACCTGGCCATTCTGCCTCAGGAAATTATCGAGAAAGATTATGGTTGCGGCGATCCCACCCGTTTTGTCAATGTCGGCGAAACCGTTGTCGATTTAGGCTCGGGCGCAGGCAAGAATTGCTATATTCTGGCCCAAAAGGTAGGGGCTGAAGGCCGCGTCATTGGGGTGGATTTTAACGACGAGATGTTGACTCTGGCTCGCAAGTACGTCGATCCGATGGCTCTAAAACTGGGCTACAGCAACACGCAGTTTGTCAAAGGTAAAATTCAGGACCTGGGCCTGAGTCTCGATCTCGTAGCTGCTTGGTTGAGGGAGCACCCTGTCAGCGATTTGGAGGGGGTAGCGGCCTACGAGGCAGAATGCGATCGACTGCGGCGGGAGATTCCCTTAGTGGAGAGCGACAGTGTAGACGTGGTGATTTCTAATTGCGTGCTCAATCTGGTGCGCCCCGAAGACAAGCAGCAACTGTTTGGCGAAATCTTTCGGGTGTTGAAGCGGGGCGGTCGAGCAGTAATTTCCGATATCGTCTGCGATGAAACCCCGACTGCCGAAATCTTGAACGACCCCGAGCTGTGGAGTGGCTGTATTGCCGGAGCCTTTCGGGAAGATGAATTTTTAGCTATGTTCGAGCAAGCCGGATTTTACGGCGTCGAGATTTTAGTGCAGCAGTCAGAGCCTTGGCAAACGATCGACGGCATCGAGTTCCGTTCCGTGACGGTGCGGGCCTTCAAAGGCAAAGAAGGGGCTTGCTTGGACTGCAAGCAAGCGGTGGTTTACAAAGGTCCCTGGAAGTCCGTGCAGGACGATGACGGTCACACCCTCTATCGAGGGCAACGGATGGCGGTATGCGCTAAGACCTTTGACATTTATACCTCACCCCGAGGGCCTTACAGCCCGGATGTGATTGGTTTGGAACCTTACGACCCAGTCCCGCCAGACTCAGCCCCCGAGTTTAACTGCGCCATCAATGCCATTCGCGCTCCGCGAGAGATGAAAGGGGCGGACTATACTGTTACCTCCACTGCCGAACCTACATCCTGCTGCGAGCCCCAGTCCAGTTGTTGCTAA
- a CDS encoding type III secretion system chaperone encodes MSGASKRIKGIAIGVAIAGLMLAACGSTTSEVTAEAPIETESQVTQEPGVDRRQETRGQMTPERLVAIVESLAEDVSSGNGGLQLTYEGVQMVVMWDESHDRMRIFSPVADVAQLSEREGQILLEANFHRTLDARYATSQGVLYATFIHPLSPLDDESTRSGIRQVAGLVQNFGTTYSSGELTFGGGQPEVAPEGFL; translated from the coding sequence ATGTCTGGCGCAAGCAAAAGGATAAAGGGAATTGCGATCGGGGTGGCGATCGCCGGATTGATGCTGGCGGCCTGCGGCTCTACGACATCGGAGGTAACCGCAGAGGCTCCAATTGAAACCGAAAGCCAAGTGACGCAAGAGCCAGGAGTCGATCGCCGCCAGGAGACGAGGGGGCAGATGACGCCGGAGCGGTTGGTGGCGATCGTGGAGTCGCTGGCGGAGGACGTCAGCTCTGGAAATGGCGGGCTGCAGTTGACCTATGAAGGGGTGCAGATGGTGGTGATGTGGGATGAGTCCCACGATCGGATGCGGATTTTTTCACCCGTTGCCGATGTCGCGCAGTTGTCGGAGCGGGAAGGACAAATTTTACTAGAGGCCAATTTTCACCGGACACTGGATGCCCGTTATGCCACCAGTCAGGGGGTGTTGTATGCGACGTTCATCCATCCGCTGTCGCCATTGGATGACGAGAGTACGCGATCGGGGATTCGTCAGGTGGCGGGTCTAGTACAGAACTTTGGCACGACCTATTCCAGTGGCGAGTTGACGTTTGGCGGCGGTCAGCCCGAGGTCGCGCCGGAAGGATTTTTGTAA